The Coffea arabica cultivar ET-39 chromosome 9e, Coffea Arabica ET-39 HiFi, whole genome shotgun sequence genome has a window encoding:
- the LOC113709342 gene encoding DNA-damage-repair/toleration protein 111-like isoform X2, producing the protein MLGGLYGDLPPPSSSADDDKATSTSTTNVWSSTSKLAPPTLRKPLPPPQTILKSQPKPKPLPQLISKPPADENVNPNPNKEMMSTVPFQPALVGVTSSVMEEYDPARPNDYEEYKREKKRKQAEAEMRRELEERERREREKEEKERRERERERERDLNISGEEAWRRRAAMSGGGGGGQRSPSPPVSGGNGAGEGFSIGKSESGGLGLSAEGKMTAAQRMMAKMGWKQGQGLGKQEQGITTPLMVKKTDRRAGSIVNASASKQQEQPPDKKVKSVSFNGPPTRVLLLRNMFRITTEQVMLLSSFILYARSSGLVIGESCS; encoded by the exons ATGTTAGGTGGCTTATACGGCGACCTACCACCACCGTCCTCCTCCGCCGACGATGATAAGGCCACGTCCACCTCCACCACCAATGTCTGGTCTAGCACCAGCAAATTGGCGCCACCCACCCTGCGGAAACCCTTGCCCCCTCCCCAAACCATCCTCAAATCTCAGCCAAAACCAAAACCCCTGCCCCAATTGATATCTAAGCCCCCTGCCGAcgaaaatgtaaaccctaacCCCAATAAGGAGATGATGAGCACGGTGCCGTTTCAGCCGGCTTTGGTGGGCGTTACGAGTTCGGTGATGGAAGAGTACGACCCAGCTAGACCGAATGACTATGAGGAGTATAAGAGAGAGAAGAAACGGAAGCAAGCGGAGGCAGAGATGAGGAGAGAGttggaggagagggagaggagggagagggagaaggaggagaaggagaggagggaaagagagagggagagagaacgGGATTTGAATATTTCCGGTGAGGAGGCTTGGCGGCGCAGGGCGGCAATgagtggaggaggaggaggagggcaAAGATCGCCGTCACCTCCAGTGAGTGGAGGGAATGGGGCTGGAGAAGGGTTTAGTATTGGGAAATCGGAGAGTGGAGGGTTAGGTCTGAGTGCGGAAGGGAAAATGACTGCAGCGCAAAGGATGATGGCAAAAATGGGGTGGAAACAAGGGCAGGGATTGGGCAAACAAGAGCAGGGTATTACAACGCCATTGATGGTGAAGAAGACGGATAGACGAGCTGGATCAATTGTGAATGCTAGTGCTTCTAAACAGCAAGAGCAGCCCCCGGATAAGAAGGTCAAGAGTGTGAGCTTTAACGGGCCACCTACTCGGGTTTTGTTACTGAGGAATATG TTCAGAATTACTACTGAACAAGTGATGTTACTCTCCAGTTTCATTCTTTATGCTCGTTCTAGTGGCCTAGTCATTGGGGAATCATGCAGCTGA
- the LOC113709342 gene encoding DNA-damage-repair/toleration protein 111-like isoform X1, translating into MLGGLYGDLPPPSSSADDDKATSTSTTNVWSSTSKLAPPTLRKPLPPPQTILKSQPKPKPLPQLISKPPADENVNPNPNKEMMSTVPFQPALVGVTSSVMEEYDPARPNDYEEYKREKKRKQAEAEMRRELEERERREREKEEKERRERERERERDLNISGEEAWRRRAAMSGGGGGGQRSPSPPVSGGNGAGEGFSIGKSESGGLGLSAEGKMTAAQRMMAKMGWKQGQGLGKQEQGITTPLMVKKTDRRAGSIVNASASKQQEQPPDKKVKSVSFNGPPTRVLLLRNMVGPGEVDDDLEGEIAEECQKYGTVNRVLIFEITEPNFPHDEAVRIFVQFERAEQSTKALIDLEGRFFGGRVVHACFYDEERFAKNELAPLPGEIPGF; encoded by the exons ATGTTAGGTGGCTTATACGGCGACCTACCACCACCGTCCTCCTCCGCCGACGATGATAAGGCCACGTCCACCTCCACCACCAATGTCTGGTCTAGCACCAGCAAATTGGCGCCACCCACCCTGCGGAAACCCTTGCCCCCTCCCCAAACCATCCTCAAATCTCAGCCAAAACCAAAACCCCTGCCCCAATTGATATCTAAGCCCCCTGCCGAcgaaaatgtaaaccctaacCCCAATAAGGAGATGATGAGCACGGTGCCGTTTCAGCCGGCTTTGGTGGGCGTTACGAGTTCGGTGATGGAAGAGTACGACCCAGCTAGACCGAATGACTATGAGGAGTATAAGAGAGAGAAGAAACGGAAGCAAGCGGAGGCAGAGATGAGGAGAGAGttggaggagagggagaggagggagagggagaaggaggagaaggagaggagggaaagagagagggagagagaacgGGATTTGAATATTTCCGGTGAGGAGGCTTGGCGGCGCAGGGCGGCAATgagtggaggaggaggaggagggcaAAGATCGCCGTCACCTCCAGTGAGTGGAGGGAATGGGGCTGGAGAAGGGTTTAGTATTGGGAAATCGGAGAGTGGAGGGTTAGGTCTGAGTGCGGAAGGGAAAATGACTGCAGCGCAAAGGATGATGGCAAAAATGGGGTGGAAACAAGGGCAGGGATTGGGCAAACAAGAGCAGGGTATTACAACGCCATTGATGGTGAAGAAGACGGATAGACGAGCTGGATCAATTGTGAATGCTAGTGCTTCTAAACAGCAAGAGCAGCCCCCGGATAAGAAGGTCAAGAGTGTGAGCTTTAACGGGCCACCTACTCGGGTTTTGTTACTGAGGAATATG GTTGGCCCTGGAGAGGTAGACGATGATTTGGAAGGTGAGATAGCAGAAGAGTGCCAGAAGTATGGTACAGTGAATCGAGTCCTAATATTTGAGATAACAGAGCCAAATTTCCCTCATGATGAAGCAGTTCGTATCTTTGTTCAGTTTGAGAGAGCAGAACAATCAACCAAAGCCCTTATTGACCTAGAAGGTCGCTTTTTTGGGGGGCGCGTTGTTCACGCCTGCTTCTATGATGAAGAGAGGTTTGCTAAAAACGAGTTGGCTCCCTTGCCAGGAGAAATCCCTGGCTTTTGA